The Caenorhabditis elegans chromosome I genome includes the window AGGATGATTTAATCTGTTagtattttcagttgaaactTGATTGaaccagaaaaataaatttaaaattaattatcttAATTTTCAGTGCGCAGTTGCGTCCATTGTTATTGCTGTCATGCTTATTATTGGCGGCTGTATTGGACTCAACTTCCGTGATCAATTGACTCATTATACTCCACTCAACCTGAAAATGCTTACTTCATTGAGAGAACTGTATGGAACACATGATATGAAAGGAATTACCGAGTCTTGGGATGCTCTTCAGTCAAATGtgtgtcttctttttttgaaggtGTAATTCTGTACaaatgatattttcagtttaaatgtTGTGGTGTTAATGGAACAGATAATgctcaaatttggaaaacttcaaaatggtACATGCATCAAAGGGCTCCAAAATTGCTCATTCCAGAGTCCTGGTGAGTTCATGAGTTTATATACTTTAATTGGAGTAACATTTCTTAACTTACATAATTTATACAAAGtaatttttgctttattttttaaaagagaacccttttaaaaatattttaatttcagttgtATCCCATCGGAAATCGAAAGATGCCGTTCAAATCCATTTGATCAGGATGCACCTCCTCCATACTATACAAGTACATGTTACGAACCCCTTCAAAATGATCTTTTACACGTTATGAACGTTGCTTCATGGCTTTGTATAACCAATGCCATTGTACAGGTAATTTTTGTCTCATTGAAAACCATCAAATTGCTTAACTTTATTTTGTTGAAGACTTGAAAATTGCACGAAATCTCAACTGAACATAAATTTAAGATGAtgcataaataaaaaaaaaactatatctAACCTGAAAATGTAACGACAaacaaataaagttttgaaaatctataaaaaacaattcagtTTCAAcagaataattttgtttttttagattatCCCGTCAGTAGCAGGCTGCTGGTATTCCAAGCTCATACGAAAATAATCACAATTTCCTTGATTATCATTATATTCCCAATGAATTCCCCCTCCCTGTGTTTCGTTACGAAACCCATTTATCTTCccatcacattttttattctctTTTCTTCTTCGATCGCTGCAATCCAACACGACACCTATAAATCGAAACGGGCCAATTCAATTCAACTCGCTTTAGGCGCAGCtctcacaaaaaattcacaatttgactttgaatttgtatttttttttcgcaaaaaaaatgttctgaatttgctcaaaacattttgtagaTTTGTGTGTTCTATACTCgggtatttttaaagttttatgatttgaaaaaatgaaaataaatattttttccttgaatagatattttttaaatacaatgaaataaaataaattgaaaaaaacaacactacaaactacataaataatttttaaaacttctttCTCTCGACAAATGTACACGTAGAACAACATTTTTGACGAACTTCCAATGAGTcacatctgaaaaaagaacgaTGAAGCTGGCTGCGAAGATTACGGTAGGTAAACTTCAACCTTTTGGCGCTAAGTGATaaagtaaataaaatattgcttAGTGTGAAAATTGACGGATTTTTTGAagggaaaaaagtaaaagttgaaaagtaaACTTACGAGTGGAACAGTTTGATAATGTCACAGAATCGGGACTGATCTTGGCATGAGGCGTCTGAAAAGTTTCTAAGAGTTTGTAAagtaaaataatgtttttaactTGAAGGTGTGAGTAGTTTCTGTGgagtgttttgttttaaatattagaaaatgaaCCGCAGTCaactgtaaaaatatttataaacagcttcttaatttttaaataactttacACTAAAATTTCAGGGTTGTGTGCCCACTTTTCATAACTGCCGTGCTTTGACAcacaaaattggttttttcaatggttttcttttggAATCgattgaaaacaacaaaacatttttagtttaaagAACCTCTATTGTTAAACATGATCGAGGATAAATCATTAATACAAGCAAAACTGaacgaaaatataaaaaaaatcgtgcAAGGATTTAATTATCGTTTTGAAACCTATTATAAGCCCAAAAGTCAATgatgaatttaaaataattttaaattcaattataTTCTTTTTCATATGCGTAGATCTAAAACTAAAGAATCTATGCttaaaaaaactacaatttcaaTAAGGAAACAGTCGATATTACCTCTTTGGTAAAGAGCACTTGCAGTTGGCATACACGGTGGAAGTGGTTCATCGGCAACACATGCTCTTGCAGAATGCGGTCGACGCATTTGTTCACAATTTCTGCCTGCTGGACGTCCAGAAGATATCCATACACAGGAGAGAAGACGAAGTTGAACACCTCCTGTACCACATTCTGAACTACATGAACCCCAGTCTGAGGTTCTCCATTCCGCTTtacagttttctgaaaatcaatagtgaacttcttttaaattaaaagtgtaatttgaaagttagaaaaaattaagtaaCTTACGATTTGGACAATCCATAGTGGTAGCTGGTCTATTTGTAATATCACAATGTTGAATGTCCACAGATGTTCCGTTTGTGAATCGGCATGTAACATTTCGTCGTTTTTGTGCCAACATACTGCTTACACAACGTTGAGACGAACATTCTGACCATTGAGATGCTTCCCATCTTGGACAATCTTCTCGATGACATGGACGAGTTTCTGGTGGACGAACTGATGCAAGTGATTCACATATCGAGTTGTCAACATTTCGAATTTCTCCGTGGAAGGTCACCTTGCAAGAAATACCACGCGCCTGCAAATTACAAAAGTTCAGTGAAATTCTGACAGATGTGCTTCCAAGAAATAGCtgatggaaaaaaatgtgtttttaatttttaaactgtaaaaaaaccTGTTTTCATCACATtgactgatttttaaaaacattggaGCTTTAAAGTTCCTCTTGCAGTCATGTACATCTACTAACTGATTATAAAGTCTTGTATGCAAGAAACAGTAATTTCCTTTTGAAACCAACCTGATAGCCTGCCACGTGGCACGTCTTTTGTCTACACTCTGACCAATGCCCAATATCCCATCGAGCAACCAACTCATTTCCGTATTTTCTCAGCTGTTCACGTGCTTTTTCATCATTTGGTGCGGTAAGCAATGCTTCAATTAGAGAGACGTTCATCTTGTGAAGCACAGATGCTTGCTCGCGAAGCACATCTTCTTTGCTCACTTGAACTCGTTGTCTATTCTTTGTTGATGGAATTTGAGGTTTTGGAGCAAGATCCTGAAATATTGAAGTCAAGAATTATAGATTTGACATTCTAGAGAGTGAAACTTACTACTCTTGAAGCAGGGAAATCGCgatatttgaaattcaaggTAACATTCCCTTGAAGCCTATCAGTAAAACA containing:
- the tsp-15 gene encoding Tetraspanin-15 (Confirmed by transcript evidence) yields the protein MGALGDSAYGARGRLIKFSYIVTALISILFSISCICYGIWLLARRSQYAELVSPSLYVDVGRILVIISILSILNYLICFYAIFKEMRCFVTSCAVASIVIAVMLIIGGCIGLNFRDQLTHYTPLNLKMLTSLRELYGTHDMKGITESWDALQSNFKCCGVNGTDNAQIWKTSKWYMHQRAPKLLIPESCCIPSEIERCRSNPFDQDAPPPYYTSTCYEPLQNDLLHVMNVASWLCITNAIVQIIPSVAGCWYSKLIRK